From a single Lactococcus carnosus genomic region:
- a CDS encoding bifunctional metallophosphatase/5'-nucleotidase, with translation MKIYYTSDVHGYLYPTDYLSDDLQAMGLMQAIDAFDKDDNTLVIDGGDIFQGSPFINYYQNQKRSDNGIAKVMNAGGYDVITLGNHDFNYGFSFLKENLAQLNAKVTAVNVLDQAGKQLFPAQIKTLANGLKIGLIGAVTDYVNIWEKPENISDIQIMPVFPAMKQELERLKSQVDFVIGIYHGGFESDLETGERLSETGENVGYELLESLDFDLLLTGHQHATIEGRYVHGTYTLQPPNMARKYFDITVAFDQDLKPKITSELKTPGITQSAELKAELDDLQAEVNTYLDRPIVHLDQTVAAQSHLELSQTSNAILALTAHVQRQTTGADISIVSMNNNTLSLPNDVKVRDILRNYPFDNTLFHVKLTGAQVKQNIEKTAEYFALENQKLVINPKWLIPKTEHYNYDFYYGLTYTIDVSKPVGSRVTKVSYQGKALSDDQVLTVALNNYRAVGGGEYNAYKKAEVIQDTGLTIQDLMIAYLEKTGQLAVDEPLDFNINY, from the coding sequence ATGAAGATTTATTATACAAGTGACGTCCATGGCTACCTCTATCCGACTGATTATTTGTCTGATGATTTACAAGCCATGGGCCTCATGCAAGCAATCGACGCATTTGATAAAGACGACAATACGCTTGTGATTGATGGTGGTGATATTTTTCAAGGCTCACCATTTATTAACTATTATCAAAATCAGAAGCGCTCAGATAATGGGATTGCTAAAGTGATGAATGCGGGTGGCTATGATGTTATTACCCTAGGGAATCATGATTTTAACTATGGTTTTTCATTTTTAAAAGAGAATTTAGCACAGCTGAATGCTAAAGTCACAGCGGTAAACGTATTAGACCAGGCAGGTAAACAGCTGTTTCCAGCTCAAATAAAGACACTTGCAAATGGCTTGAAAATTGGCCTCATAGGTGCTGTGACAGACTATGTCAATATCTGGGAAAAACCTGAAAATATCTCCGATATTCAGATCATGCCTGTTTTTCCAGCCATGAAGCAGGAACTTGAGCGTTTGAAATCACAAGTCGATTTTGTGATTGGGATTTATCATGGCGGCTTTGAGTCTGATTTGGAGACTGGTGAACGCTTGTCAGAGACTGGCGAAAATGTTGGGTATGAACTTTTAGAATCGCTTGACTTTGATTTGTTACTAACAGGTCATCAGCATGCGACGATTGAGGGACGCTATGTTCATGGCACCTATACCTTGCAACCGCCCAACATGGCCCGCAAGTATTTTGACATTACTGTTGCCTTTGATCAAGACCTAAAACCGAAAATCACGAGTGAGCTAAAAACGCCAGGGATTACACAATCTGCTGAGTTAAAAGCTGAACTTGATGACCTGCAAGCTGAGGTAAATACCTATCTAGACCGACCAATCGTTCATCTTGATCAAACCGTTGCAGCGCAAAGCCATCTAGAGTTGTCACAAACAAGTAATGCTATTCTTGCCTTAACTGCGCATGTTCAAAGACAGACAACAGGTGCTGATATCTCTATCGTTAGCATGAATAATAATACGCTGTCTTTACCAAATGATGTAAAAGTACGTGATATTTTGCGAAATTATCCATTTGATAATACACTTTTTCATGTCAAGTTGACAGGTGCACAAGTCAAACAAAATATTGAGAAAACAGCTGAGTATTTTGCCTTAGAAAATCAGAAACTTGTCATTAATCCTAAGTGGTTGATACCGAAAACAGAGCATTACAACTATGATTTTTATTATGGGCTTACCTACACGATAGACGTCTCTAAACCCGTCGGTAGTCGCGTGACTAAGGTCAGCTATCAAGGCAAAGCACTTTCAGATGATCAAGTTTTAACCGTTGCACTGAATAACTATCGTGCTGTAGGTGGTGGGGAATATAATGCCTATAAAAAAGCAGAAGTCATTCAAGACACGGGATTAACGATTCAAGACTTGATGATTGCCTATTTAGAGAAAACAGGGCAATTAGCGGTTGATGAACCGTTAGACTTTAATATTAACTATTAA
- the phnE gene encoding phosphonate ABC transporter, permease protein PhnE: MTDLIKAKYEQSPRRWPYYLVIFAVTCGVFIWSMTVMNMSGMSEKGTAIAGNIFKGIFHPDLKFLFALDTSGVGYLLLQTIAIAILGTLVGAVIAVPLSFLSATNIMPSWIAYIIRLFIMTIRTVPPFVYGLMFIRVTGPGPSAGALTLGLMSIGMISKLFIETIEDLDTGIIESMEASGATTFQKIRFGIIPQLMPDFLSILLYRLDMNLRDASILGLVGAGGIGAPMIFAMSAYKWPQVGSILIGLFVLILVIEQISDHIRSYLLKG, translated from the coding sequence ATGACAGATTTAATAAAAGCAAAATATGAACAAAGTCCTCGTCGCTGGCCCTATTATTTAGTGATATTTGCCGTGACATGTGGTGTCTTCATTTGGTCGATGACCGTGATGAATATGTCTGGTATGTCTGAAAAAGGCACAGCAATTGCAGGTAATATCTTTAAAGGGATTTTCCATCCGGATTTAAAATTTTTATTTGCACTAGATACGTCAGGTGTCGGGTATCTCTTATTGCAAACGATCGCGATTGCGATTTTAGGGACACTTGTTGGTGCAGTTATTGCAGTACCTTTATCCTTTTTATCTGCAACAAATATCATGCCATCTTGGATAGCCTATATCATTCGTTTATTTATCATGACGATACGGACGGTGCCACCTTTTGTATATGGGTTGATGTTTATTCGGGTGACAGGCCCTGGTCCATCTGCTGGTGCGCTTACCTTGGGACTCATGTCAATCGGTATGATTTCTAAACTATTTATCGAAACAATCGAAGATTTAGATACGGGAATCATCGAGTCTATGGAGGCATCTGGTGCGACGACCTTCCAAAAAATACGGTTTGGGATTATCCCTCAACTGATGCCCGACTTCCTATCTATCTTACTTTACCGTTTGGATATGAATTTACGTGATGCCAGTATTTTAGGCCTTGTTGGGGCTGGTGGCATCGGTGCACCGATGATTTTTGCCATGAGTGCCTACAAATGGCCACAAGTTGGCTCAATCTTAATCGGACTCTTTGTCTTGATTCTTGTGATTGAACAAATTTCTGACCATATCCGCTCTTATCTATTGAAAGGCTAG
- the phnE gene encoding phosphonate ABC transporter, permease protein PhnE encodes MYDKIFKPKKLVLDTGEVVYEKATRTPIVWLIFLGLLIFSLKFTNFQFSVLIERGANFFDMLKKMVPPDTGYLPKVVKPLLDTIKMSFIGSILGSVFAVPFAILASSNIVYNQVINKVVRILFTFLRTLPTLVTALIATYIFGLGTFAGTLAIFIFSFSYMGKQMFEVIETVDMGAFEAMESMGATKLKAFTVAIAPQIMPIYLSTTLFNFEGNVRYAAILGYVGAGGIGLILNDRVNNRDYPSVGMILLTLLITVIAIELISQVIRRKLT; translated from the coding sequence ATGTATGATAAAATTTTCAAGCCTAAAAAATTAGTCTTGGATACAGGTGAAGTGGTCTATGAAAAGGCGACGCGTACACCGATTGTCTGGCTGATTTTCCTAGGACTTTTGATTTTTTCTCTGAAATTTACCAATTTTCAGTTTTCTGTGCTCATCGAAAGAGGGGCGAATTTCTTTGATATGCTCAAAAAGATGGTCCCACCTGACACAGGCTACCTACCAAAAGTCGTCAAACCCTTATTAGATACGATTAAGATGAGTTTTATCGGCTCTATTTTAGGGAGTGTCTTTGCTGTTCCCTTTGCTATTCTAGCATCTAGTAATATCGTCTACAATCAAGTCATTAATAAAGTGGTTCGCATCCTATTTACCTTTCTTCGGACGCTACCAACCCTTGTAACGGCGCTTATCGCGACTTATATTTTTGGACTAGGTACCTTTGCAGGGACACTTGCCATCTTCATTTTCTCATTTTCTTACATGGGGAAACAGATGTTTGAAGTGATTGAAACCGTTGATATGGGTGCATTTGAAGCGATGGAGTCAATGGGTGCAACAAAACTCAAAGCCTTCACAGTTGCCATAGCACCACAAATCATGCCAATTTATTTGTCAACTACCCTGTTTAACTTCGAAGGGAATGTCAGATACGCTGCTATCCTTGGCTATGTTGGTGCAGGTGGTATCGGATTGATTCTCAATGACCGAGTCAATAACCGTGATTATCCAAGTGTTGGGATGATTTTACTGACCCTACTTATCACCGTTATTGCGATTGAGCTGATCAGTCAAGTGATCCGTCGCAAGTTAACCTAA
- the phnC gene encoding phosphonate ABC transporter ATP-binding protein, whose amino-acid sequence MIKFENVSKVYPNGTRGLEDVNLEIQQGEFIGIIGTSGAGKSTLIRTINGLNNVTEGTLMVNETNVAQLKGKALREFRKNVGMIFQSYNLVPRVSVIRNVLSSRVPNMSFLSVCFGLFSKADKLKALDALNRVGILDKAYIRADQLSGGQQQRVSLARALAQDADILLADEPVAALDPVTAREVMDDFKRINKELNKTVLINIHHVELALEYTDRIIAVKKGRIVFDGPSSSVTQQVLDDVYRKEA is encoded by the coding sequence ATGATTAAGTTTGAAAATGTTTCAAAAGTGTATCCAAATGGTACCCGTGGACTTGAAGATGTGAATCTTGAGATCCAACAAGGTGAATTCATCGGGATTATTGGGACGTCTGGTGCCGGTAAATCGACACTCATTCGGACGATTAATGGTCTAAATAATGTGACTGAAGGCACACTCATGGTCAATGAGACAAATGTTGCCCAATTAAAAGGGAAAGCACTTCGTGAATTTCGAAAAAATGTTGGGATGATTTTCCAGTCTTACAATCTGGTACCCCGTGTGTCAGTTATTCGCAATGTACTCAGTTCTCGTGTGCCCAATATGTCCTTTTTAAGCGTTTGTTTTGGCTTATTTTCTAAAGCGGACAAACTGAAAGCACTTGATGCCTTAAACCGTGTTGGCATTCTTGATAAGGCCTACATTAGAGCTGATCAGCTCTCAGGTGGGCAACAGCAACGTGTGTCATTAGCACGTGCCTTAGCACAAGATGCAGATATCCTCTTGGCAGATGAACCAGTTGCCGCACTCGATCCAGTAACGGCACGTGAAGTGATGGATGATTTTAAACGCATCAATAAGGAGTTAAATAAAACCGTCTTGATCAATATTCACCATGTGGAGTTAGCATTGGAATACACAGATCGTATTATCGCTGTTAAAAAGGGTAGAATTGTTTTTGATGGACCATCTAGTAGTGTGACGCAGCAAGTCTTAGATGATGTTTACAGAAAAGAGGCTTAA
- a CDS encoding phosphate/phosphite/phosphonate ABC transporter substrate-binding protein yields MKKGLTRGLVTAGVALFAVAALAACGSKTSDTKSESKTIDDLKISFVPSRNPDDIAIATKPMASLLKDELKKQGYTVKKVDVTVGTNYEAVGEALASGAADVGYGVPGSTFALYKDDVNVILTATRAGLSKDSSQAKDWNDGKATEKTDKQATSYRSILVTGPSEKGQALAKKVNAGEKLTWNDLKDANWGLSSTTSAAGYVYPSLWLNENVKHTVTDLTHSVTIDSYGSGLARLASGQIDVLPMYADARRDYANAWTTTYGQKESIWAETNVIGVTPAIYNDGILVSKQSKVMTSDFQKALKAAVKEMAKTEDGKKILAVYSHEGYKDAKESDYKSEFAAEKLLQKNAK; encoded by the coding sequence ATGAAAAAAGGACTTACACGTGGTCTCGTTACAGCAGGCGTTGCTTTGTTTGCGGTCGCAGCACTGGCAGCTTGTGGTAGCAAAACTTCTGATACAAAATCAGAGAGCAAGACAATCGATGATTTGAAAATTTCGTTTGTGCCATCTAGAAACCCTGATGATATTGCCATTGCAACAAAACCGATGGCATCATTGTTGAAAGATGAGCTTAAAAAACAAGGCTATACTGTAAAAAAAGTTGATGTGACAGTCGGCACGAACTATGAAGCAGTTGGAGAAGCACTAGCTTCTGGCGCTGCTGATGTTGGTTATGGTGTCCCTGGCTCTACTTTTGCTTTATATAAAGATGACGTAAATGTGATCTTAACAGCAACACGTGCCGGTCTTAGCAAAGACTCAAGTCAGGCAAAAGATTGGAATGATGGCAAAGCAACTGAAAAGACTGACAAACAAGCGACAAGCTATCGGTCTATCTTGGTGACAGGTCCATCAGAAAAAGGACAAGCCTTAGCTAAAAAAGTCAATGCTGGTGAAAAATTAACTTGGAATGATCTTAAAGATGCTAACTGGGGACTTTCTTCAACAACTTCAGCTGCTGGCTATGTTTACCCATCACTTTGGTTGAATGAAAATGTCAAACATACAGTGACTGATTTGACACATAGTGTGACAATCGATTCTTATGGTTCTGGTCTTGCACGTCTTGCTTCAGGTCAAATCGATGTGTTACCAATGTATGCTGATGCGCGTCGTGATTACGCCAATGCTTGGACAACAACTTATGGTCAAAAAGAGTCAATTTGGGCTGAAACAAATGTTATCGGTGTGACACCAGCGATTTATAACGATGGTATCCTAGTTTCAAAACAATCAAAAGTAATGACATCAGACTTCCAAAAAGCGTTGAAAGCAGCGGTTAAAGAGATGGCTAAGACTGAAGATGGTAAGAAAATTCTTGCTGTTTACTCACATGAAGGATATAAAGATGCAAAAGAATCTGATTACAAATCAGAATTTGCAGCAGAAAAATTGTTGCAAAAAAACGCTAAATAA
- a CDS encoding UDP-N-acetylmuramoyl-tripeptide--D-alanyl-D-alanine ligase produces MNLTLHELARVVSAKNDVSAYPNLVLKNIEFDSRLIQDGDIFLPLKGARDGHEFIPTAFDKGAVVTLSEKKIAFPHILVTDTEQAFQVLAAYYLEKTKVDVIAITGSNGKTTTKDMAAQILETTYKTYKTQGNYNNQIGLPYTVLHMPEDTQKLVLEMGQDHMGDIHLLSTLAKPKLAVITLIGESHLEFFGTRDKIAEGKLQIVDGLVSGGELIAPADKIINAYLPENQKITRFGADSDIHIVDLYEYKDALRFTVNFLDEQLMIPIPGKFNATNAMVAAYIGMLEGVSSENIKRALADLVLTKNRVEWVKASNGADILSDVYNANPTAMRLILETFQTIDRNPDGKKIAVLADMKELGEQSSQLHRQMIAALDPQKLDLLYLYGEEIEPLAVAARTVFEPDAIKYFRKDNEKDALDALLKDLLNTLAPQDQLLLKGSNSMKLSTLIDGLC; encoded by the coding sequence ATGAATTTAACCTTACATGAACTTGCACGTGTCGTTAGCGCAAAAAATGACGTTTCTGCTTATCCTAACCTTGTACTAAAAAATATTGAATTTGATAGTCGGTTAATCCAAGACGGAGACATTTTCTTGCCATTAAAAGGTGCACGCGATGGCCATGAGTTTATCCCAACAGCCTTTGATAAGGGAGCTGTCGTGACACTCTCTGAGAAAAAAATTGCCTTTCCTCACATACTAGTTACTGATACTGAACAAGCATTTCAAGTATTGGCAGCCTATTATTTAGAGAAAACAAAAGTTGATGTGATTGCGATTACTGGGAGTAATGGTAAAACAACAACTAAAGACATGGCAGCACAAATCCTTGAGACAACCTATAAAACGTATAAAACCCAAGGAAATTATAATAACCAAATCGGTTTGCCTTATACTGTCCTTCATATGCCAGAAGATACGCAGAAGCTTGTCCTAGAAATGGGACAGGACCATATGGGAGATATCCATCTCTTATCCACCTTAGCAAAACCTAAACTTGCTGTTATTACCTTAATTGGGGAAAGTCATCTCGAATTTTTCGGCACACGAGATAAAATCGCAGAAGGTAAGCTGCAGATTGTTGACGGATTAGTCTCTGGTGGTGAGTTGATTGCCCCAGCAGACAAAATCATTAATGCTTACTTGCCTGAAAATCAGAAAATCACACGTTTTGGCGCGGATTCAGATATTCATATTGTTGACTTGTACGAGTATAAAGATGCCTTACGGTTTACGGTGAATTTTCTAGATGAACAATTAATGATTCCAATACCTGGTAAGTTTAATGCGACCAACGCCATGGTTGCAGCTTACATCGGGATGTTAGAGGGTGTAAGCTCAGAGAACATCAAGCGGGCATTAGCAGACTTGGTTCTCACTAAAAATCGGGTTGAGTGGGTAAAAGCCTCAAATGGCGCAGATATCTTATCAGATGTCTATAATGCTAATCCGACTGCCATGCGCTTAATACTAGAAACATTTCAAACAATAGATCGTAATCCTGATGGTAAAAAAATCGCTGTTTTGGCTGATATGAAAGAGTTAGGTGAGCAATCATCACAACTCCATCGTCAGATGATCGCAGCACTGGATCCTCAAAAATTGGATTTACTTTATCTGTATGGTGAGGAAATCGAACCGCTTGCGGTAGCTGCCAGGACTGTATTTGAACCTGACGCTATCAAATATTTCCGAAAAGATAATGAAAAAGATGCCTTAGATGCGCTTCTCAAAGACTTGTTAAACACCCTAGCACCTCAAGATCAACTCCTGTTAAAGGGTAGCAACTCTATGAAACTGTCAACACTTATAGATGGTCTTTGCTAG